The Acidobacteriota bacterium genome contains a region encoding:
- a CDS encoding efflux RND transporter periplasmic adaptor subunit, whose protein sequence is MNRLAYCSLIVLILVFTCLLGACSKGESSSRNGDTEPARTSQEDREHGEDNHEEHTDADEHDDHEEGIVELTPEAASRAKIRTAPVEQRILSAELSTTGQVDFDQTRLAHVSPRISGRVHRVHAVLGQEISAGQALAEIDSIELGQAKAAFLQAKAREELARKSFDRAQSLLTDRIASEQEVLEAEASLREATAALQTTEETLHLYGLSQSQIDALTYENRKAAIYPLRAPFAGTVVERHVTLGELVTPERNLFTLADLSRVWIWIDVYQRDLGGVHLEDEARARVDAFPGEVFAGTVSYLSAQVDSDTRTVRARLDVDNPDGKLRPGMFVEVELLDPHAQQGDVTQSPRLVVPDSAVVRDGEEFLVFVAAGERRYERRDVQTGQKSGGFVEILEGLELGQSVVVEGAFLLKSAASKESLGGGHDH, encoded by the coding sequence ATGAACCGCCTTGCATATTGCAGCCTCATCGTTCTGATCCTCGTTTTTACCTGTCTTCTAGGCGCATGTTCCAAGGGCGAATCCAGTTCCAGGAACGGCGATACTGAGCCGGCACGTACGTCACAGGAGGATCGAGAGCACGGCGAGGACAACCACGAAGAGCACACGGATGCCGATGAGCACGATGATCACGAAGAGGGCATCGTCGAGCTGACACCGGAGGCGGCTTCGAGGGCCAAAATCCGCACCGCGCCGGTCGAGCAGCGGATTCTCTCGGCAGAGCTGTCGACCACCGGTCAGGTCGACTTCGATCAGACCCGCCTGGCCCACGTTAGCCCGCGAATCTCTGGACGCGTGCATCGCGTTCATGCAGTGCTCGGCCAGGAGATTAGCGCTGGGCAAGCGTTGGCCGAGATCGATTCCATTGAGCTGGGACAAGCCAAGGCCGCTTTCCTTCAGGCCAAGGCGAGAGAGGAGCTGGCGCGCAAGAGCTTCGATCGAGCTCAGAGCCTGCTCACGGATCGCATCGCCTCTGAGCAAGAAGTGCTCGAAGCGGAAGCGAGCCTCCGGGAGGCCACGGCTGCTCTTCAGACCACTGAGGAGACCCTGCACCTCTATGGCCTGAGCCAGTCGCAGATCGATGCCTTGACCTACGAGAACCGAAAAGCCGCGATCTATCCTCTGAGGGCGCCCTTCGCCGGTACTGTGGTCGAGCGGCATGTCACCCTCGGCGAGCTGGTGACGCCGGAGCGCAACCTCTTCACGCTCGCTGACCTCAGCCGCGTGTGGATCTGGATCGACGTCTACCAGCGAGACCTCGGCGGCGTGCATCTCGAAGACGAGGCCCGCGCACGGGTTGACGCCTTCCCCGGTGAGGTTTTCGCGGGCACGGTCTCCTATCTGAGCGCACAGGTCGATAGCGACACGCGCACGGTACGTGCCCGCCTCGACGTGGACAATCCCGACGGCAAGCTCCGCCCGGGCATGTTCGTCGAGGTCGAGCTGCTCGATCCCCATGCGCAGCAAGGTGACGTCACCCAGAGCCCGAGACTGGTCGTGCCCGACAGCGCAGTGGTACGCGATGGCGAAGAGTTCCTGGTCTTCGTCGCCGCCGGAGAACGACGCTACGAGCGGCGCGATGTTCAGACCGGCCAGAAGTCCGGTGGCTTCGTCGAGATCTTGGAGGGTCTCGAGCTCGGCCAATCCGTGGTCGTCGAAGGCGCCTTCCTTCTTAAATCTGCAGCGTCCAAGGAATCCTTGGGCGGCGGCCATGACCACTGA